A stretch of Suncus etruscus isolate mSunEtr1 chromosome 9, mSunEtr1.pri.cur, whole genome shotgun sequence DNA encodes these proteins:
- the MOGAT2 gene encoding 2-acylglycerol O-acyltransferase 2, with the protein MVEFAPWSTPWERRLQTFAVMQWVFSFVALALICTGIFIGLLFTRFWFISVVYAIWWYFDRDTPRKGGRSSIYMKKGRIWKYMRDYFPVHLVKTAELDPSRNYLAGFHPHGVLATGAFLNLCTESTNFSATFPGIRSYLMMLTLWFRFPFFRDYIMGGGLVTSDKESAAHILSKKEGGNLLTIIIGGAQEALDARPGAYTLLLKNRKGFIKLALVHGAALVPIFSFGENSLYDQVDNTQGSCLRWIQNRLQKIMGISLPLFHGRGVFQYTFGLIPFRRPIYTVVGKPIEVQKILNPSQEQVDKLHQLYIKELCNLFEAHKLKYNVPADQHLEFR; encoded by the exons CCCTCATCTGCACTGGGATCTTCATTGGCCTCCTGTTCACAAGATTTTGGTTCATCAGTGTCGTCTATGCTATCTGGTGGTACTTTGACCGAGACACACCGCGGAAAGGGGGCAGGAGCAGTATCTACATGAAGAAAGGCCGCATCTGGAAGTACATGCGGGACTACTTCCCCGTCCAT CTGGTCAAGACGGCTGAGCTGGACCCCTCCCGGAACTACCTGGCTGGCTTCCATCCCCATGGGGTCCTGGCCACTGGAGCATTTCTCAACCTGTGTACAGAGAGTACTAACTTCTCCGCCACCTTCCCTGGCATACGGTCTTACCTTATGATGCTAACATTGTGGTTCCGGTTCCCCTTCTTCAGAGACTACATCATGGGGGGAG GGCTGGTGACATCAGACAAAGAGAGTGCTGCACACATCCTTAGCAAAAAAGAAGGTGGCAACTTACTCACCATCATTATAGGTGGTGCCCAAGAGGCGCTGGATGCCCGGCCTGGGGCATACACCCTGTTGCTGAAAAACCGCAAGGGCTTCATCAAGCTGGCACTGGTGCACGG gGCAGCATTGGTGCCCATCTTCTCCTTTGGGGAGAATAGCCTGTACGACCAAGTGGATAACACACAGGGCTCCTGCTTGCGCTGGATCCAGAACCGGCTACAGAAGATCATGGGCATCTCTTTACCTCTCTTTCATGGCCGTGGAGTCTTTCAATACACCTTTGGCCTGATTCCCTTCCGCCGGCCCATCTATACTGTGG TGGGGAAGCCCATCGAGGTGCAGAAGATACTGAATCCCTCCCAGGAGCAGGTGGACAAACTGCACCAGCTCTACATCAAGGAGCTATGCAACCTCTTTGAAGCCCACAAGCTCAAGTACAACGTGCCTGCTGACCAACATTTGGAGTTTCGCTGA